From one Tsukamurella tyrosinosolvens genomic stretch:
- a CDS encoding SDR family oxidoreductase: MPSDTSAFDLTGRTALVTGSTRGIGRRLAEGLSAAGATVIVHGRDLAAARLAAGEIRTGNPVHATAFDVTDEAAVDAAIGGIEAEHGTPDVLVNNAGMQIRHPLTEFPAADWNALIATNLTSAFLVAKRVAAGMIARGSGRIVNVGSVQSQLARPNITPYAATKGGIVMLTKGLCAELAPHGITANAIAPGYFATELTQALVDDAEFSAWVAGRTPAARWGDVTDLVGPLVFLASEASAFVNGQVLYVDGGMTAVV; encoded by the coding sequence ATGCCCAGCGACACCTCCGCCTTCGACCTGACGGGCCGCACCGCGCTCGTCACCGGCAGCACCCGCGGCATCGGCCGACGCCTCGCCGAGGGCCTCTCGGCGGCGGGCGCCACCGTCATCGTGCACGGCCGCGACCTCGCCGCGGCCCGCCTCGCCGCCGGGGAGATCAGGACCGGGAACCCCGTGCACGCCACGGCCTTCGACGTGACCGACGAGGCCGCGGTCGACGCGGCGATCGGCGGGATCGAGGCCGAGCACGGCACCCCGGACGTGCTGGTCAACAACGCGGGCATGCAGATCCGGCACCCACTCACCGAGTTCCCGGCCGCCGACTGGAACGCCCTGATCGCCACCAACCTCACGAGTGCCTTCCTCGTCGCGAAGCGCGTCGCGGCGGGCATGATCGCGCGCGGCAGCGGACGGATCGTCAACGTCGGCTCGGTGCAGTCGCAGCTCGCGCGGCCGAACATCACGCCCTACGCGGCGACCAAGGGCGGCATCGTCATGCTGACCAAGGGTCTCTGCGCCGAGCTCGCGCCGCACGGCATCACCGCCAACGCCATCGCCCCCGGCTACTTCGCCACCGAGCTGACGCAGGCCCTCGTGGACGACGCCGAGTTCTCCGCGTGGGTGGCCGGCCGCACCCCGGCCGCGCGCTGGGGCGACGTCACGGACCTGGTGGGGCCGCTGGTCTTCCTCGCGTCCGAGGCGTCCGCGTTCGTCAACGGGCAGGTCCTGTACGTCGACGGCGGCATGACGGCCGTCGTATGA
- a CDS encoding MFS transporter, translating into MSTTTTSPEQDPEYAANLKRATLASSIGSALEYFDFALYGLSTALIFNVLFFPQGDPAMATVAAFATFGVGFAARPFGGLFFGRLGDKVGRKAVLVITIMLMGGASTLIGLLPTYESIGIWAPIMLVTLRLLQGFGAGAEQAGSTVLMAEYAPVKRRGFFSALPFIGIQAGTLLAALVFTLISQLPEEAMLSWGWRIPFLSSFLLILLAVAIRMKLQETPTFVELEKHEQVADKPVRELFKHGFPGVLVGIGLRMAENGGSYMFQALALSFFVSVTGPGADKGVLTWGVTIGSLIGVFSVPFTGHLSDRFGRRVVYRAGALFLLVYALPAWWALTLHNHAIAVAVIAIGIGVGVNSMLGPQCALIPEMFGARHRYLGVAMAREISAVLAGGVAGVLGAYLIKVTDGNWLVLGLYMVALCTITAASTFLVPETVGRDLTRTDDAVKISDAEAGAGYAVPGTAALSTLDFPSPAPVPAPATPAPSAAH; encoded by the coding sequence TTGTCGACCACCACCACCTCGCCCGAGCAGGACCCCGAGTACGCCGCCAACCTCAAGCGCGCGACCCTGGCCTCCAGCATCGGCAGCGCCCTCGAGTACTTCGACTTCGCGCTGTACGGCCTCTCCACCGCCCTGATCTTCAACGTGCTGTTCTTCCCGCAGGGCGATCCGGCGATGGCGACGGTGGCGGCCTTCGCGACCTTCGGCGTCGGCTTCGCCGCCCGTCCCTTCGGCGGCCTCTTCTTCGGCCGCCTCGGCGACAAGGTCGGCCGCAAGGCGGTGCTGGTCATCACGATCATGCTGATGGGCGGCGCCTCCACCCTGATCGGCCTGCTACCCACCTACGAGTCGATCGGCATCTGGGCGCCCATCATGCTGGTCACGCTGCGGCTGCTCCAGGGCTTCGGCGCCGGCGCCGAGCAAGCGGGGTCGACGGTGCTCATGGCCGAGTACGCGCCGGTTAAGCGGCGCGGCTTCTTCTCGGCGCTGCCCTTCATCGGCATCCAGGCCGGCACGCTGCTCGCCGCGCTGGTCTTCACCCTGATCAGTCAACTGCCCGAGGAGGCGATGCTCAGCTGGGGCTGGCGCATCCCCTTCCTCTCGTCCTTCCTGCTGATCCTGCTCGCCGTCGCCATCCGGATGAAGCTGCAGGAGACGCCGACCTTCGTCGAGCTGGAGAAGCACGAGCAGGTCGCCGACAAGCCCGTCCGCGAGCTGTTCAAGCACGGCTTCCCCGGCGTGCTCGTGGGCATCGGCCTGCGGATGGCGGAGAACGGCGGCTCGTACATGTTCCAGGCGCTGGCCCTGTCCTTCTTCGTCAGCGTCACCGGGCCCGGCGCCGACAAGGGCGTGCTCACGTGGGGCGTCACGATCGGCTCGCTCATCGGCGTCTTCTCCGTCCCGTTCACCGGGCACCTCTCCGACCGGTTCGGCCGCCGCGTCGTCTACCGCGCCGGGGCCCTGTTCCTGCTCGTCTACGCGCTGCCCGCCTGGTGGGCGCTGACGCTGCACAACCACGCGATCGCGGTCGCGGTCATCGCGATCGGCATCGGTGTGGGCGTGAACTCGATGCTCGGCCCGCAGTGCGCCCTGATCCCCGAGATGTTCGGTGCGCGGCACCGGTACCTGGGCGTGGCCATGGCCCGCGAGATCTCCGCCGTCCTCGCCGGCGGCGTGGCGGGCGTGCTCGGCGCCTACCTGATCAAGGTCACCGACGGGAACTGGCTCGTGCTCGGCCTGTACATGGTCGCGCTGTGCACCATCACCGCCGCGAGCACGTTCCTCGTGCCCGAGACGGTGGGCCGCGACCTCACCCGCACCGACGACGCCGTGAAGATCTCGGACGCCGAAGCCGGCGCGGGGTACGCCGTCCCCGGCACCGCCGCGCTGAGCACGCTCGACTTCCCCTCCCCCGCCCCGGTTCCCGCTCCCGCGACGCCGGCGCCGTCCGCCGCGCACTGA
- a CDS encoding alcohol dehydrogenase family protein: protein MRAVQLVAHGGLDNLVYREDVPLPSPAPGEVLIDVHACGMNNTDVWVREGAYGTETDPASVSTWRRGRSTLTFPRIQGADIVGRIAAVGDGVDADRVGERVIVDFSIYNRPEGDESLADIDYIGHGRDGGYAEYVAVPAENAYRTDAPIDDAELATFCCAYLTAEQMLDRARLASGERVVVTGASGGVGSAILQLARVRGAVPYAVSSRGKEGALRDIGAADVLIRDDGADLVAAVEQVVDAPVDVVADLVAGPMFNDLLRILRPEGRYTTAGAIGGPVVQLDLRTMYLKQLELHGSSQGTRSAFRRLLGYIESGAIRPLLSGTYPLSRIHDAQRAFLGKGYVGKLVVVPDRHWADVGAPHAAA, encoded by the coding sequence ATGAGGGCCGTTCAGCTGGTCGCCCACGGCGGGTTGGACAACCTGGTCTACCGCGAGGACGTGCCGCTGCCCAGCCCCGCCCCCGGCGAGGTGCTCATCGACGTGCACGCCTGCGGCATGAACAACACCGACGTGTGGGTCCGCGAGGGCGCGTACGGCACCGAGACCGACCCCGCCTCCGTCTCGACGTGGCGCCGCGGGAGGTCCACACTGACCTTCCCCCGGATCCAGGGCGCCGACATTGTCGGGCGGATCGCCGCGGTCGGCGACGGGGTGGACGCGGACCGGGTCGGCGAGCGCGTGATCGTCGATTTCAGCATCTACAACCGGCCGGAGGGCGACGAGAGCCTGGCCGACATCGACTACATCGGCCACGGCCGCGACGGCGGATACGCGGAGTACGTCGCGGTCCCGGCCGAGAACGCGTACCGCACCGACGCCCCGATCGACGACGCCGAGCTGGCGACCTTCTGCTGCGCGTACCTCACCGCGGAGCAGATGCTCGACCGGGCGCGGCTGGCCTCGGGGGAGAGGGTCGTCGTCACCGGTGCCTCCGGCGGCGTCGGCTCGGCGATCCTCCAGCTCGCGCGGGTGCGCGGCGCCGTGCCGTACGCGGTGTCGAGCCGCGGCAAGGAGGGGGCGCTGCGTGACATCGGCGCAGCGGACGTCCTGATCCGGGACGACGGCGCCGACCTCGTCGCCGCCGTGGAGCAGGTGGTGGACGCGCCGGTCGACGTGGTCGCCGACCTCGTGGCCGGTCCGATGTTCAACGACCTGCTGCGGATCCTCCGGCCCGAGGGGCGGTACACCACCGCGGGCGCCATCGGCGGCCCCGTCGTGCAGCTGGACCTGCGCACGATGTACCTCAAGCAACTGGAGTTGCACGGCTCCTCGCAGGGCACCCGCAGCGCGTTCCGGCGGCTGCTCGGGTACATCGAGTCGGGCGCGATCAGGCCGCTGCTGTCCGGCACCTATCCGCTCTCGCGGATCCACGACGCGCAACGGGCCTTCCTGGGCAAGGGCTACGTCGGCAAGCTGGTCGTCGTGCCCGACCGGCACTGGGCGGACGTGGGGGCGCCCCATGCTGCGGCGTGA
- a CDS encoding proline racemase family protein, with amino-acid sequence MLRRECSLELIDTQSGGDVSRIVVAGIGPIPGATVREKARYLQAEGDGLRRLLLSEPYGDPAMSVDLIVEPGRPEAQAGYIIMEAMGYPMYSGSNTICTATALLQSGAIPMREGTQNVVLESPAGLARIEAEVRGGRVESITTQGEPAYVAREGLAVDVPYYGSVGFDLVWSGAYYAVIDASAHDFTLASDEQIALTAFGDAFVRAARPDLLQEHPDLGDVGPLSFAHFTGEVRPIGDGRYESPSATYVHPGVLCRSPTGTGTSARLALMHRRGQIAEGQSLETISPRGNRFVGTVRSAGRVGEYSALHSAITGRARLIAHSRLVVDLEDPLVDASDLENLLTVE; translated from the coding sequence ATGCTGCGGCGTGAGTGCTCGCTCGAGCTGATCGACACGCAGTCGGGCGGCGACGTCAGTCGGATCGTCGTCGCGGGCATCGGGCCGATCCCGGGAGCGACGGTGCGCGAGAAGGCCCGGTACCTGCAGGCCGAGGGCGACGGGCTGCGGCGCCTGCTGCTCTCGGAGCCCTACGGCGACCCCGCGATGTCGGTGGACCTCATCGTCGAGCCGGGGCGCCCCGAGGCCCAGGCGGGCTACATCATCATGGAGGCCATGGGGTACCCGATGTACTCGGGTTCCAACACGATCTGCACGGCGACGGCGCTGCTGCAGAGCGGTGCCATCCCGATGCGGGAGGGCACGCAGAACGTGGTGCTGGAATCGCCCGCCGGCCTCGCCCGGATCGAGGCCGAGGTCAGGGGCGGTCGCGTGGAATCGATCACCACTCAGGGGGAACCCGCGTACGTCGCGCGGGAGGGGCTCGCCGTCGACGTGCCGTACTACGGCAGCGTCGGATTCGACCTGGTGTGGAGCGGCGCGTATTACGCCGTCATCGACGCGAGTGCCCACGACTTCACCCTCGCCTCCGACGAACAGATCGCCCTGACCGCGTTCGGCGATGCGTTCGTACGGGCGGCGCGACCGGACCTGCTGCAGGAGCACCCCGATCTCGGTGACGTAGGGCCGTTGTCGTTCGCGCACTTCACCGGGGAGGTCCGGCCGATCGGCGACGGCCGTTACGAGTCGCCGTCGGCGACGTACGTCCACCCCGGCGTGTTGTGCCGCAGCCCGACCGGAACCGGTACCTCGGCCCGCCTCGCGCTGATGCACCGGCGGGGCCAGATCGCCGAGGGGCAGTCGCTGGAGACGATCTCCCCGCGGGGCAACCGGTTCGTCGGCACCGTCCGGTCCGCGGGTCGGGTGGGCGAGTACTCGGCGCTGCACTCGGCCATCACGGGCCGTGCGCGGCTGATCGCGCACTCGCGATTGGTGGTCGACCTGGAGGATCCGCTCGTGGACGCCTCCGACTTGGAGAACCTGCTCACAGTGGAGTGA
- the dinB gene encoding DNA polymerase IV, with amino-acid sequence MSMDARAEASILHADLDSFYASVEQRDHPWLRGRPVLVGSGVVLAASYEAKAKGVRSPMPHREALALAPFAITQPPRFDAYMEASRRVFEIFRDTTPLVEGLSVDEAFLDVGGLRGIRGTPVEIAARLRERVRTEVGLPITVGVARSKFLAKVASAVGKPDGLLEVPPGTELQFLHPLPVRRLWGVGPKTEAKLHEVGVGTVGQIAELGEHRLASFLGRGTARHLYALSMAHDPRRVDTGRRRKSIGAQRALGRRMTSETEIEGTALAIVDRLGERLRAAGRVTRTVELRLRFDDFTSVTRSRSLREPTDRTEVVLATARGLLDEAMPLVRERGCTLIGLSLANLENHGAVQLALPFDGGEHDADLDLAMDSLRTRYGRAAVTRGSLLHRPLGPDAPMLTEQD; translated from the coding sequence ATGAGCATGGACGCGCGGGCCGAGGCGTCGATCCTCCATGCCGATCTCGACTCCTTCTACGCTTCGGTCGAGCAGCGCGACCACCCGTGGCTGCGCGGCCGGCCCGTCCTCGTCGGCTCGGGCGTCGTGCTCGCCGCCAGCTACGAGGCGAAGGCGAAGGGCGTCCGCTCCCCGATGCCGCACCGCGAGGCCCTGGCGCTCGCGCCGTTCGCGATCACCCAGCCGCCCCGGTTCGACGCGTACATGGAGGCCAGCCGCCGGGTCTTCGAGATCTTCCGGGACACCACCCCGCTGGTCGAGGGCCTGTCCGTCGACGAGGCCTTCCTCGACGTGGGCGGCCTCCGCGGCATCCGCGGCACTCCGGTGGAGATCGCGGCCCGGCTGCGCGAGCGGGTGCGCACGGAGGTCGGGCTGCCGATCACGGTCGGCGTCGCGCGCAGCAAGTTCCTCGCCAAGGTCGCCAGCGCCGTCGGCAAACCCGACGGGCTGCTCGAGGTCCCACCGGGCACGGAGCTGCAGTTCCTGCACCCGCTGCCCGTGCGGCGGCTGTGGGGCGTGGGCCCCAAGACCGAGGCCAAGCTGCACGAGGTGGGGGTCGGCACCGTCGGGCAGATCGCGGAGCTGGGCGAGCACCGCCTGGCGTCCTTCCTCGGGCGGGGCACCGCGCGACACCTGTACGCGCTGTCCATGGCGCACGACCCCCGCCGCGTCGACACCGGACGGCGGCGCAAGTCGATCGGCGCGCAGCGGGCCCTGGGCCGCCGGATGACGTCGGAGACGGAGATCGAGGGCACCGCCCTCGCGATCGTGGACCGCCTGGGCGAGCGACTGCGCGCCGCGGGGCGCGTGACGCGGACCGTCGAACTACGGCTGCGGTTCGACGATTTCACGTCCGTCACCCGGTCCCGCTCCCTGCGTGAACCGACCGACCGGACGGAAGTCGTGCTCGCCACCGCGCGGGGCCTGCTCGACGAGGCGATGCCGCTCGTGCGCGAGCGCGGCTGCACCCTGATCGGGCTCTCGTTGGCGAACCTGGAGAACCACGGCGCGGTGCAGCTGGCCCTGCCGTTCGACGGCGGCGAGCACGACGCCGACCTGGACCTCGCGATGGACTCGCTGCGCACCCGGTACGGGCGTGCGGCCGTGACCCGCGGCTCGCTCCTGCACCGCCCCCTCGGCCCGGACGCACCGATGCTGACCGAGCAGGACTAG
- a CDS encoding SDR family oxidoreductase, translated as MSTYLITGATGFLGRRIVPLLLERDPEAVVHLLVRPSSAWKLDAWRARWGEDRVRILPGDLGAPGLGIEAEPAGIDAVLHLGAVYDMAAGDAANDRVNVEGTRAVIELARRAGAELHHVSSVAVAGDYRGTFGENDFDLGQRFPSPYHRTKFESEKLVREADGLRWRVYRPAIVVGDSRTGEMDKVDGPYYFFPAFDALRRVPSMVPMVLPDTGDTNVVPVDYVAEALVELMLRPEGTGRTYHLVNPEPQSVLDLYRAIAQPAGAPRAVGRVPRRVVDPALRVSGTGKVGVVRDTFLKQAGIPPKAFENLGFTATYTSEPTQRALEGTGIEVPPLREYGPRLFGYWREQLDPARLRRRDPIAGRHVVITGASSGIGRQTAIELGERGARVILLARNAAELEATAEQVRATGGEASAYVCDVTDGDVVDATVARILNDHGHVDYLINNAGRSIRRSVKASTGRMHDFERTMDVNYFGAVRMILALLPHMRERGFGHVVNISSIGVLARGPRFAAYVASKAALDAFTDIAATETLSDHITFTNVHMPLVRTEMIAPTEAYDDAHVISPEKAARIIIKAMRDRPTRVNTPLGVVGALGRTFTPRITRRMLHQDYLTTRDSSAAKGISG; from the coding sequence ATGAGTACCTACCTGATCACCGGCGCCACCGGTTTCCTGGGCCGCCGGATCGTCCCCCTGCTGCTGGAACGGGATCCCGAGGCGGTGGTCCACCTGCTGGTGCGACCGTCGTCGGCGTGGAAGCTCGACGCGTGGCGCGCCCGCTGGGGCGAGGACCGCGTCCGGATCCTGCCCGGCGATCTCGGCGCCCCCGGCCTCGGGATCGAGGCCGAGCCCGCGGGGATCGACGCGGTCCTGCACCTCGGCGCGGTCTACGACATGGCTGCGGGCGACGCGGCGAACGACCGGGTGAACGTCGAGGGGACCCGCGCCGTGATCGAGCTGGCGCGTCGCGCCGGCGCCGAGCTGCACCACGTCTCCTCCGTCGCGGTCGCCGGCGACTACCGAGGGACGTTCGGAGAGAACGACTTCGACCTCGGGCAGAGGTTCCCGTCGCCGTACCACCGGACGAAGTTCGAGTCCGAGAAGCTGGTCCGTGAGGCCGATGGCCTGCGCTGGCGCGTCTACCGGCCGGCCATCGTGGTGGGCGACTCGCGCACCGGCGAGATGGACAAGGTCGACGGCCCCTACTACTTCTTCCCCGCCTTCGACGCGCTGCGACGCGTGCCGTCGATGGTCCCGATGGTGCTGCCGGACACCGGCGATACCAATGTGGTGCCGGTCGATTACGTCGCCGAGGCCCTGGTCGAACTCATGCTGCGCCCGGAGGGAACCGGGCGGACCTACCACCTGGTGAATCCGGAGCCGCAGAGCGTCCTGGACCTCTACCGGGCCATCGCCCAACCCGCCGGGGCGCCCCGCGCGGTGGGCCGGGTGCCGCGCCGCGTGGTTGACCCCGCCCTCCGGGTCAGCGGGACGGGCAAGGTCGGCGTCGTGCGGGACACGTTCCTCAAGCAGGCCGGCATCCCGCCGAAGGCCTTCGAGAACCTCGGCTTCACCGCCACCTACACCTCCGAGCCGACGCAACGGGCGCTGGAGGGCACCGGGATCGAGGTGCCTCCGCTCAGGGAGTACGGGCCCCGGCTGTTCGGCTACTGGCGCGAGCAGCTCGATCCGGCACGGCTCCGCCGGCGCGACCCGATCGCCGGCCGGCACGTCGTCATCACCGGCGCCTCGTCGGGCATCGGCCGCCAGACGGCGATCGAACTCGGCGAGCGCGGGGCGCGCGTGATCCTGCTGGCGCGCAACGCTGCCGAGCTGGAGGCCACCGCTGAGCAGGTGCGGGCGACCGGCGGCGAGGCGTCCGCCTACGTGTGCGACGTGACCGACGGTGACGTCGTCGACGCGACCGTGGCGCGGATCCTCAACGATCACGGTCACGTCGACTACCTCATCAACAACGCGGGCCGGTCGATCCGTCGCTCGGTGAAGGCCTCCACCGGCCGGATGCACGACTTCGAGCGCACCATGGACGTCAACTACTTCGGCGCCGTCCGCATGATCCTCGCCCTCCTGCCGCACATGCGGGAGCGGGGATTCGGGCACGTGGTGAACATCTCGAGCATCGGCGTGCTCGCCCGCGGACCGCGGTTCGCGGCGTACGTCGCGAGCAAGGCGGCGCTCGACGCGTTCACCGACATCGCCGCGACCGAGACCCTGTCGGACCACATCACCTTCACCAACGTCCACATGCCGCTGGTCCGCACGGAGATGATCGCGCCGACCGAGGCCTACGACGACGCGCATGTGATCAGCCCCGAGAAGGCCGCCCGGATCATCATCAAGGCGATGCGCGACCGGCCCACCCGGGTGAACACGCCGCTCGGCGTCGTCGGCGCACTGGGCCGGACCTTCACCCCGCGCATCACCCGCCGGATGCTCCACCAGGACTACCTGACCACGCGCGATTCGTCGGCGGCCAAGGGC
- a CDS encoding amino acid permease — protein MTTSPAAPSDPEEGEQLTRALSNRHIQLIAIGGAIGTGLFMGSGKTISVAGPSVILVYMVIGFMLYFVMRAMGELLLSRTGYRNFSDFAGDILGPWAAHFTGWTYWFCWVVTAVADVVVIASVYITFWAKDIPPWIPAVAVIVLLIGLNLPTVRAFGETEFWFAMIKIIAIVALIVVGAVLIITGFEHDGARASLANLWEHGGVFPQGFMGFVAGFQIAVFAFVGIELVGTAAAETKNPEKNLPRAINAIPIRILLFYVGSLVILMSVVPWDRFSKDESPFVMLFTLAGLGAAAHLVNAVVLTSAMSSANSGIYSTSRMVYGLATEGDAPKVFAKLSGRKVPQNALFLTGVMLLSSVVLLGFGLDKSAGFTVVTTVSSLCFMFVWTIILVSYLVYRSRRPQAHAESAFKMPLGTVMPWVIFAFFLFLLWAFTRETDTLQAMLVTPIWFLIVGAAYLVLRRNPEHLAARQAFAARVAEEKRAAAQWRSAQG, from the coding sequence ATGACCACGTCACCTGCGGCACCGTCCGACCCGGAGGAGGGTGAGCAGCTCACCCGAGCCCTGAGCAACCGCCACATCCAGCTCATCGCGATCGGCGGCGCCATCGGCACCGGCCTGTTCATGGGCTCCGGCAAGACGATCTCGGTCGCCGGGCCGTCGGTGATCCTCGTGTACATGGTGATCGGCTTCATGCTCTACTTCGTCATGCGCGCGATGGGCGAGCTCCTGCTCAGCCGCACCGGATACCGCAACTTCTCCGACTTCGCCGGCGACATCCTCGGCCCGTGGGCCGCGCACTTCACCGGCTGGACCTACTGGTTCTGCTGGGTGGTCACCGCCGTCGCGGACGTGGTCGTGATCGCGTCCGTCTACATCACCTTCTGGGCGAAGGACATCCCGCCGTGGATCCCCGCGGTCGCCGTGATCGTGCTGCTCATCGGCCTCAACCTGCCGACGGTCCGCGCCTTCGGCGAGACCGAGTTCTGGTTCGCCATGATCAAGATCATCGCCATCGTGGCGCTCATCGTCGTCGGCGCGGTGCTCATCATCACCGGCTTCGAGCACGACGGTGCGCGCGCCTCGCTCGCCAACCTGTGGGAGCACGGCGGCGTCTTCCCGCAGGGCTTCATGGGCTTCGTCGCGGGCTTCCAGATCGCCGTCTTCGCGTTCGTCGGCATCGAGCTCGTGGGCACCGCGGCCGCCGAGACCAAGAACCCCGAGAAGAACCTGCCCCGCGCGATCAATGCGATCCCGATCCGCATCCTGCTCTTCTACGTCGGCTCGCTGGTGATCCTGATGTCGGTCGTGCCGTGGGACCGGTTCAGCAAGGACGAGTCCCCGTTCGTCATGCTCTTCACCCTCGCCGGGCTCGGCGCCGCCGCGCACCTGGTGAACGCGGTGGTGCTCACCTCCGCCATGTCGTCGGCGAACTCGGGCATCTACTCCACCTCGCGCATGGTCTACGGCCTCGCCACCGAGGGCGACGCCCCGAAGGTCTTCGCCAAGCTCTCCGGTCGCAAGGTGCCGCAGAACGCGCTCTTCCTCACGGGCGTGATGCTGCTGTCGTCGGTGGTGCTACTCGGCTTCGGTCTGGACAAGTCCGCCGGATTCACCGTGGTCACCACGGTCTCGTCGCTGTGCTTCATGTTCGTCTGGACGATCATCCTGGTCAGCTACCTGGTGTACCGGTCGCGGCGCCCGCAGGCGCACGCCGAGAGCGCGTTCAAGATGCCGCTCGGCACCGTGATGCCGTGGGTGATCTTCGCCTTCTTCCTGTTCCTGCTGTGGGCCTTCACCCGCGAGACCGACACGTTGCAGGCCATGCTGGTCACCCCGATCTGGTTCCTCATCGTCGGCGCCGCGTACCTCGTGCTGCGCCGCAACCCGGAGCACCTCGCCGCCCGGCAGGCGTTCGCCGCCCGCGTCGCGGAGGAGAAGCGGGCCGCCGCGCAGTGGCGGTCCGCCCAGGGCTGA
- a CDS encoding alpha/beta fold hydrolase: MLSMLNRIPLRRPSIGRDGALDGAERLAAACHAIASAEYLARDIDRRPGGLADWRLDREDFLTRAPRLGPPVDAVSGPAATNALHVLRLAAAAAVLAPTAPRVRCAANATLGASSAILQPRNHFGADGADHVSFLVSATCALARLRGRDARWVDACLWYLAAQATLSYGASGWVKLTSPVWRSGRAVIEVTRTRTYGDPLAWRLFHEHPRTTALLERGVLACECLFPAAHLLGGRPAPFFALAMGCFHLANTRVMGLGRFLWAFTAMYPPLLYATDREYRPGGARAGESPRSDAFPRTVALAAVGGAALLAVENARRRRRVRAGRGDERVLATRGGALRYRVADGAAGPDAPAVILVHGLGAVPEGWEWIAADLAEDHRVVIVDRAAAPPSGPGLDAEVGRLVDLARAEGDGRPVHLVGHSVGGYLALRAAGEVGAAVGTVSLLDASHPDQLRRSPAQATGTSRLGPALGIIAWSMRLGLGPLAQRPASLDRLPRAVRAAALDRFREQGLWVTARHEWRGLVADFAVCGGAPPTTDVPRLVVTAETSEANDPVHRELQDEYAAGGIRSRRAVIDGADHDGLLYDRAHARRVAAEIRAFVASESTVGGEHVRA, encoded by the coding sequence ATGCTCTCGATGCTGAACCGGATCCCGTTGCGCCGCCCGTCGATCGGGCGCGACGGTGCGCTCGACGGTGCCGAGCGGCTCGCCGCCGCCTGTCATGCGATCGCCTCCGCCGAGTACCTCGCGCGCGACATCGACCGCCGCCCCGGCGGCCTCGCCGACTGGCGTCTCGACCGCGAGGACTTCCTCACCCGCGCACCGCGCCTCGGTCCGCCGGTCGACGCCGTCTCCGGTCCCGCCGCGACGAACGCGCTGCACGTACTGCGGCTCGCGGCCGCCGCTGCAGTGCTGGCTCCCACCGCGCCGCGGGTGCGGTGCGCGGCGAACGCGACGCTCGGCGCGTCCTCCGCGATCCTGCAGCCGCGCAACCATTTCGGCGCCGACGGTGCCGACCACGTCTCGTTTCTCGTGTCCGCGACCTGTGCTCTCGCGCGCCTCCGCGGCCGCGACGCGCGGTGGGTGGACGCCTGCCTGTGGTACCTGGCCGCCCAGGCGACGCTGTCCTACGGCGCCTCCGGCTGGGTGAAGCTCACCAGCCCGGTGTGGCGGTCGGGGCGCGCGGTGATCGAGGTGACCCGCACCCGGACCTACGGTGATCCCCTGGCGTGGAGGCTGTTCCACGAACACCCCCGCACGACGGCTCTCCTCGAGCGCGGGGTCCTCGCGTGCGAGTGCCTGTTCCCCGCCGCACACCTGCTCGGGGGTCGTCCCGCGCCGTTCTTCGCTCTGGCGATGGGCTGTTTCCACCTCGCCAACACCCGGGTGATGGGGCTGGGGCGGTTCCTCTGGGCGTTCACCGCGATGTACCCGCCGCTGCTGTACGCGACCGACCGCGAATACCGGCCCGGTGGTGCCCGCGCGGGCGAATCCCCACGCAGCGACGCCTTCCCGCGCACCGTCGCTCTCGCCGCCGTGGGCGGAGCGGCCCTTCTCGCCGTGGAGAACGCGCGTCGCCGCCGCCGGGTCCGCGCCGGCCGCGGGGACGAGCGCGTCCTCGCCACCCGCGGCGGGGCGCTGCGCTACCGGGTAGCCGACGGGGCGGCCGGTCCGGACGCACCGGCGGTGATCCTCGTGCACGGCCTGGGCGCGGTGCCGGAAGGCTGGGAGTGGATCGCCGCCGACCTCGCCGAGGACCACCGCGTCGTCATCGTCGACCGGGCCGCCGCCCCGCCCTCGGGCCCCGGTCTCGACGCGGAGGTGGGGCGGCTCGTCGACCTGGCGCGGGCGGAGGGCGACGGCAGGCCGGTTCACCTGGTGGGACATTCGGTCGGCGGATACCTCGCGTTGCGCGCCGCCGGCGAGGTGGGTGCCGCCGTCGGCACCGTCAGCCTGCTCGACGCGAGTCACCCGGACCAACTCCGCCGCTCGCCGGCTCAGGCGACCGGCACCAGTCGGCTGGGACCCGCGCTCGGCATCATCGCCTGGTCCATGCGGCTGGGCCTGGGCCCGCTGGCACAGCGTCCCGCGTCCCTCGACCGCCTGCCCCGGGCCGTGCGCGCGGCGGCGCTCGACCGGTTCCGCGAACAGGGGCTGTGGGTGACCGCGCGGCACGAATGGCGCGGCCTCGTCGCGGATTTCGCGGTGTGCGGCGGCGCGCCGCCCACGACCGACGTCCCCCGCCTGGTGGTCACGGCGGAGACCAGCGAGGCCAACGACCCCGTGCACCGGGAGCTCCAGGACGAGTACGCCGCCGGCGGGATCCGGTCCCGGCGCGCCGTGATCGACGGGGCGGACCACGACGGCCTGCTCTACGACCGTGCGCACGCACGCCGGGTCGCGGCGGAGATCCGCGCGTTCGTGGCGTCCGAGTCGACGGTGGGTGGCGAGCATGTCCGGGCGTGA